The following is a genomic window from Vicinamibacterales bacterium.
GAGCATCCGCATCTACAACAAGCGCAACGGCGTGGTGTACCAGGTGGTGATCAACTCGTTGTCCGAGGACAACAACACCATCAGCAACGAGTACATCCGGATGGACAAGGACGGCAAGATCACGGGCGTCTCGCACGTGACCTACGTCCGCCGCAAGAAGTAGACGTCGACCCACCGGGCCCGGCGGCTGCCTGCGGCCGCCGGGACGTCCGTCCGTTCACGCCGCGGGCGCCGTGCCGGCGTCCGGCACGAGCGGCATCCGGATCGTGAAGGTGGTGCCCCGGCCCAGCGCCGACTCCACCGAGATGGCGCCGCCGTGGCGCTCCACCACGGCCCGCGCGAGCGCGAGGCCCTGGCCGGATCCCTGTCCCACGGGCTTGGTCGTGAAGAACGGATCGAAGGCCCGCGCCTGCACGTCGGCCGGCATGCCCGGACCGTCGTCCTCCACCTCCACCACGCACTCTGCGGCCGAGCACCGCGCCCGGATGGCAATCCGGCCCTTGGTGTCGCGCTTCTCGCTGGCAATGGCGTGGGCGGCGTTGACGATCAGGTTCACGAACAGCTGGCCGCACTCCCCCGCCGAGCACTGGAAGGCCTCCGGCAGGTCGCCGTAGTCGGTGACGATCTCGGCCACGTACTTCCACTCGTTGCGCGTCAGCGTGATCGCGTTGTCCACGATGCGCCGCAGGTCCACCAGCTCGCGATCGCTCTGCCCGGGGTGCGCGAACTCCTTGAGCGCGCGGACGATGCGGCTGACCCGGTCGATGCCCTCGATCGACTCCCGGATGGCCTGCGGGAACTCGGCCCGCACGTAGGCGAGGTCCGCTTCCACGTCCTCGGCCAGCAGGTCTCCCGCCACCGAGCGCCAGCGCGTCCAGGCGTCGATGTCGCCGCGGATGCGGTCCACGCCCTCGAGCAGCGACGTCACGTGGTGCAGGTTGTCGGCCAGGAACGTCAGGTTGTCGCCGACCAGCTGCAGCGGCGTGTTGATCTCGTGGGCCACGCCGGCCGCCAGGCCGCCGACCGCCTCCAGCCGGCGCAGGCGCTGCTGCTCCTCGTCGCGGACCTTCCGCTCGTTGATGTCGTGCAGCATGCCGACGGCGCGCCGCGCCTGCCCGTCGTCGCCGCGGGCGACGACCTGGCCCTTGGCGTAGACCCACAGCGCGCGCCCGGTCGCGTAGTACAGCCGGAACTCGCCGAGCACGACGTCCACGTCCTGCTGCGTCTCCACGCCCGACAGCGCGGCGCGGACCGCGGTCTGCTCCGCGGGATGGATGCGCTCGAGGAAGCGGTCCATCCGCTCGGTGGTGTCGTGGTCCAGCCCGAGGGCTTCCGCGAAGTGCGTGTTGAACTCGATGAGGCCGGTGTCGATGTTCCAGTCCCAGTAGGCGTCGCGGGTGCTCGCCAGGATCAGGCTCAGCCGCTGCTCGCTCACCGACAGCGCCTCGGCCTGATGGATGAACTCCGCCGCCTGCGCTTCCACGCGCATGCGGTGTTCCTCCATGTC
Proteins encoded in this region:
- a CDS encoding ATP-binding protein; the protein is MNARRQDGDDVLARGAGAGLDPATLDAVPDALVTLTRDGRVCHANAAAIRLLGCGGLAGTPLETFVAPDSRDLWAAFRGMLADMAEGGSAPVDLDFVTAQGDAVPCEVTLVTVPADPEGRVLAVLRDATGLKQRDQAVQRMLSDMEEHRMRVEAQAAEFIHQAEALSVSEQRLSLILASTRDAYWDWNIDTGLIEFNTHFAEALGLDHDTTERMDRFLERIHPAEQTAVRAALSGVETQQDVDVVLGEFRLYYATGRALWVYAKGQVVARGDDGQARRAVGMLHDINERKVRDEEQQRLRRLEAVGGLAAGVAHEINTPLQLVGDNLTFLADNLHHVTSLLEGVDRIRGDIDAWTRWRSVAGDLLAEDVEADLAYVRAEFPQAIRESIEGIDRVSRIVRALKEFAHPGQSDRELVDLRRIVDNAITLTRNEWKYVAEIVTDYGDLPEAFQCSAGECGQLFVNLIVNAAHAIASEKRDTKGRIAIRARCSAAECVVEVEDDGPGMPADVQARAFDPFFTTKPVGQGSGQGLALARAVVERHGGAISVESALGRGTTFTIRMPLVPDAGTAPAA